One Prevotella intermedia ATCC 25611 = DSM 20706 DNA window includes the following coding sequences:
- a CDS encoding DNA topoisomerase 3 — protein sequence MKVCIAEKPSVARDIARILGATSSKDGYMEGNGYQVTWTFGHLCELKEPNDYAVNWKHWSLAALPMVPARFGIKLIEDEGIKKQFAVIERLYKNAEEIINCGDAGQEGELIQRWVMQKAKVACPVKRLWISSMTDEAIRNGFANLKDQKDYEPLYLAGLSRAIGDWLLGMNATRLYTLKYGNNRFGKNAQVLSIGRVQTPTLALIVERQKEIDNFKPEPYWVLATIYRETQFTATKGKFTSKEEGQEAFALIENKPFEVTSVTKKKGTEQPKQLYDLTSLQVDCNRKFGYSAEMTLNTIQSLYERKYTTYPRVDTQHLTDDVYKECPQIMNALFQATFAAKKPYADLVKPLGGKPLPKSKRVFDSSKVTDHHAIIPTNVIPQGLNDAERNVYDLIARRFISVFYPDCKFSTTTVLGKVDEIEFKASGKEILDEGWRMVYKQNTEKQVIEESSEKNEATEKILPTFVKGEKDEHSPTLTEKQTVPPKHYTEASLLRAMETAGKLVDDEELRAALKENGIGRPSSRAGIIETLFKRNYIRRQRKNLIATETGIALIDTIHEKLLTSAELTGIWEKKLRDIEHKKYDAGQFINELKEQISNIVNDVLADNSNRKIGEATQGA from the coding sequence ATGAAAGTTTGCATTGCCGAAAAACCAAGTGTGGCACGCGACATTGCCCGAATACTTGGAGCAACAAGTTCTAAAGACGGATATATGGAAGGTAATGGTTATCAAGTAACTTGGACCTTCGGGCATCTGTGCGAACTAAAAGAGCCTAACGACTATGCTGTGAATTGGAAACATTGGAGTCTGGCAGCCCTCCCTATGGTTCCTGCAAGATTTGGAATAAAATTGATAGAAGACGAAGGAATAAAAAAACAGTTTGCTGTTATCGAGCGTCTGTATAAAAACGCAGAAGAAATTATAAACTGTGGCGACGCTGGACAAGAAGGAGAACTCATACAACGTTGGGTAATGCAAAAGGCAAAGGTAGCTTGTCCTGTTAAACGACTGTGGATTTCGTCAATGACCGATGAGGCTATACGCAACGGTTTTGCTAATCTGAAAGACCAAAAAGACTATGAACCGCTTTATTTGGCAGGACTTTCGCGTGCCATTGGCGACTGGTTGCTGGGTATGAATGCCACCCGTCTTTACACATTAAAGTATGGAAACAACCGTTTTGGCAAGAACGCACAAGTGCTTTCCATAGGACGTGTGCAAACGCCGACATTGGCTTTGATTGTAGAACGGCAGAAAGAAATAGACAATTTCAAGCCAGAACCTTACTGGGTATTGGCTACTATCTATCGAGAAACACAGTTTACAGCTACAAAAGGCAAGTTCACATCGAAAGAAGAAGGACAAGAAGCCTTTGCATTAATCGAGAATAAGCCTTTTGAAGTAACCAGCGTAACGAAGAAAAAAGGTACCGAACAACCCAAGCAACTTTACGATTTAACTTCTTTGCAAGTAGACTGTAACCGCAAATTCGGGTACTCTGCCGAGATGACACTCAATACCATTCAAAGTCTTTACGAACGCAAATACACCACATACCCTCGTGTCGATACGCAACATCTTACAGACGATGTTTACAAAGAGTGTCCACAAATAATGAATGCGTTGTTTCAAGCCACTTTTGCTGCAAAGAAGCCATACGCAGATTTGGTGAAACCTTTAGGAGGGAAGCCACTTCCTAAAAGCAAACGTGTATTCGATTCGTCGAAAGTAACCGACCACCACGCCATTATACCTACCAATGTGATTCCTCAAGGATTAAACGATGCAGAACGAAACGTGTACGACCTTATTGCAAGGCGTTTCATTTCTGTGTTCTATCCCGATTGTAAGTTTTCTACAACTACGGTTCTCGGCAAGGTAGACGAAATAGAATTTAAAGCATCGGGTAAAGAAATACTCGACGAAGGCTGGCGAATGGTTTACAAGCAGAATACCGAAAAGCAAGTCATAGAGGAATCAAGCGAGAAGAATGAAGCAACAGAAAAAATCCTTCCAACATTCGTTAAAGGAGAGAAAGATGAGCACTCCCCTACTCTAACTGAAAAACAGACGGTTCCACCAAAGCATTACACAGAAGCTTCGTTGCTTCGAGCGATGGAAACAGCAGGCAAATTGGTAGACGATGAGGAACTAAGAGCAGCATTAAAGGAAAATGGAATTGGGCGTCCGTCATCTCGTGCGGGTATTATTGAAACGCTTTTCAAGCGCAATTATATTCGTAGGCAACGCAAGAACCTAATTGCAACCGAAACAGGAATTGCACTTATAGATACCATTCACGAGAAACTGCTTACCTCCGCCGAACTTACTGGTATCTGGGAGAAGAAGTTGCGCGACATCGAACACAAGAAATACGATGCTGGGCAGTTCATTAACGAACTGAAAGAACAAATATCGAACATCGTAAACGATGTGCTTGCCGACAACTCCAACAGAAAAATCGGAGAAGCAACACAAGGCGCATAA